A stretch of DNA from bacterium:
ATCGAGACACACCTTGATGCCAGCAATCAATCCCATGTCTGGTTTGCGCTGGACAGACTCGGCTATCACATGGGAGTTTTTGCTGACCGGTACTCCCGTACCGGCGACCCGAGCAGTCCACAACGGAAAGCTGCACTCGGACTTCCGCGTCACGGGGCAGATCAGAGTTTCAGCAAGACCTACCCACGTTGGGCCAAGCCCGTGCACTTCCATTGGGGAGTGACTTCTGACGGCAAGCTGAAGCTCTATATCACTGCGTTTCTCATCAGGCTGCCTGAACTTGACAAAAACAGGGAAATGATCGAACAGCTCCGGGAGTCCTTAGCGGAGCATCGAAACAGCCTCTTCAGGGTACCCGGGAATCTGGGAAGTGTGAGGGAAGTGGCGCCGCAGTCCACGCTCCGACCCCGCCCCCCCATGAGGGGCAGCGCTCCACCACCCCGTCGCGACAACCACGGCAACCGGGGGCCCCGCCGATGACCGACACCACCAGTCCCCACCGGCTCCTCATCGCGACCGTCGGAAGCTCCCCCGGTCCGCTGGTGTTTACCTGCCAGCAATGGAAACCAGAACGGGTCCGCTTTCTGCCAACCGAGCAGACCACGGGCGTCATTGATGACATCCTGAACAGGCTGGCCAATGGCGATTTCAGGCTGCTGCCCGGCCAGTGTGACCGCACCATCCTGCAGGCTGAAAACTTTGAAAGCTGTGTCGCCAGGCTTCGACCGTTGACGCAGGAGGTGCTGGACTGGATGAGCCGGGGCAATGGCTTCGAAGTCATTCTGGACTTCACTGGTGGCACCAAATGCATGACCGCAGCCCTGGCAACGGTCTCCCGCTCCTGGCCTTGCACATACTCGTACATCGGAGGACTGGAGCGGGATAAAGCCGGAGTAGGAGCAGTGATCGATGGCAGAGAATCTGTCCACTATGTCAGCAGCCCCTGGCAAAGTCTGGGGTATCAATCCCTCGAAAACTGGCACCACCTGTTTAACCACCGCCAATATCAGGCAGCGCGTCTGGCACTGGAACCGGCCCGGAATCAGGCCCCGGATGCCCGGAAGGGCGAGTTCGCCGCCCTGCTGAATCTGACCGAAACCTACGAACTGTGGGACCGCTTTCGCCACAAGCAAGCCCTGGACCTCCTGGGCAAAGTCATCAGTCGGCGCAACGACTTACAGGTCCGGCTGCGCCATGCCGATCAGCTTCCCCTGGAAGCGCATCTGGAGCGTCTGACCACTCTCCGGGACAATGCGCCTCCCTCCCGGGCGCATCTTGTGGACCTGATCGCCAATGCCGAACGGCGGGGCATCGAATTTCGGTATGACGATGCGGTTGCCCGCTTCTATCGCTTTTTCGAGGCCTGTGCCCAATTGCGTCTGGCGGAAGACCATGGCCGGCCAGAGACCGGAAAGCTCTTATGGGATGAACTCCCGACAGAGTTTCGCAGCCAGCTCCGGGTCTCTCCCAGGGATGACGGTACGGTCGCTCTGGGGCTGAAAAACACCTACAACCTGCTGGCAGCCCTTGGTGATCCACTGGGACCGATGTACGACACGCTGCACATGCAGGAAGTACTGCAGATCAGAAACGATTCAATCCTCGCCCATGGCTGGACACCAATCGATGAAAAGGGGTATCAGCGCCTGCGCCAGACCACCTGGGTGCTGGCCGACCTCCTCAGCATCACTCCGGCGGACCTCGTGGTCTTCCCCACCCTCGGCGAGCTGATCTGAGGCCCGCTGATGCCTGCGCTCTATGTCACCGAACCGGGGGCGGTGGTGCGGGTCACCGGCGACAGTCTCCTGGTGACGCTGGATGCCGATCCCGACGGGGCAGGACCCCTGCCGGAACGACGTCGGACCCTGCTGGAGGCAGAACCTCATCGCCTGGAGCTGATCGCGCTGGTTGGCCGGACGCACATCACCGGCCCCGCCATCGAACTGGCACTGGACCGGGGGATCAGCGTCGCCTGGTTCAGCTGGAATGGCCGACTCCTGGGACGGCTGGTGCCGGCCGGAGCCAGTCAGGCCGACCTGCGCCTGCGCCAGTATGCGGACCACCAGGACGCTGCAGTCCGCTTCCGCCGGGCCCGGGAGACCGTCGCCGCCAAACTGGAGAATGGCATCCGGCTGCTGGAAGAGCTCCGGGCCAATGATGCCGACCGCCCGGTGTTTGGGGAGGCGCTGGCAGCCCTGCGGGACCACCGGTCGACTCTGCAGCAGGCTGAAGGGCCTGAGGCCCTCCTGGGGTATGAGGGACTGGCAGCGCGGGAGTACTTTCAGGGGTTGGGCGGGGGCTTCCGGCAGGAGATCACCTTTGCGGGGCGGCAGCGTCGCCCGCCCCCCGACCCCGCCAATGCGCTGTTGTCGTTCGGGTACACGCTCTTGACCCAGCGGCTGGCGGGCTGGATTGAAGCCCGGGGGCTGGACCCGGACCTGGGGTACTTCCATGAGGTGCGTCCGGGACGCCCGAGCCTGGCGCTGGACCTGCTGGAGGAGTTCCGGGCCCCCGTGGTGGACCGGCTGGTCCTGCGGGTCTGCAATCTGCGGATACTCCGGCCGGAGCATTTTGAAGTCGATCCGGAAGACCCGGGGGGCGTGCAACTGACCCGGGCCGGGCTGAAGCTCTTCTTTAAGGAATGGGAAGCTTGCCTGGCCCGCCCCCTGAAGGACGCCACGACGCAGGAAGCGCTCCCGGTGCCCGCGCTCTGTCAGCGGCAAATCAACCATCTGGCGATGGCGCTGCGTCGTGGGGAGCCCTATCTCCCCTTTCTCTGGGGCAGGTAAACCAGGGAGGTGGCGTGATGCCAGCGACCCCGCTGCGTTATGTCTGCGCGTATGACATCCCGGACAACCGTCGCCGGCTGCGGGTGGCCCGGGTGCTGGAAGGGTATGGCGACCGGGTGCAACTCAGCGTCTTTGAAGCCGTCCTCTCACAGGAGCAGCTCGACACGCTGGTGACCGAAGTCACGGCGGAACTGGAGCTGGGGGAGGACGCCCTGACGATCTATCCACTCTGCGCGGCGTGCGCCGGGCGGATGCACCGCCTGGGCCGCGCCGGAGAAGGCGTGCCGCCGGGGAGCGAGGAGGTGTTCAT
This window harbors:
- the cas1_2 gene encoding CRISPR-associated endonuclease Cas1; the protein is MPALYVTEPGAVVRVTGDSLLVTLDADPDGAGPLPERRRTLLEAEPHRLELIALVGRTHITGPAIELALDRGISVAWFSWNGRLLGRLVPAGASQADLRLRQYADHQDAAVRFRRARETVAAKLENGIRLLEELRANDADRPVFGEALAALRDHRSTLQQAEGPEALLGYEGLAAREYFQGLGGGFRQEITFAGRQRRPPPDPANALLSFGYTLLTQRLAGWIEARGLDPDLGYFHEVRPGRPSLALDLLEEFRAPVVDRLVLRVCNLRILRPEHFEVDPEDPGGVQLTRAGLKLFFKEWEACLARPLKDATTQEALPVPALCQRQINHLAMALRRGEPYLPFLWGR
- the cas2_2 gene encoding CRISPR-associated endoribonuclease Cas2 is translated as MPATPLRYVCAYDIPDNRRRLRVARVLEGYGDRVQLSVFEAVLSQEQLDTLVTEVTAELELGEDALTIYPLCAACAGRMHRLGRAGEGVPPGSEEVFIV